A part of Armigeres subalbatus isolate Guangzhou_Male unplaced genomic scaffold, GZ_Asu_2 Contig245, whole genome shotgun sequence genomic DNA contains:
- the LOC134203819 gene encoding peptide chain release factor 1-like, mitochondrial, which produces MFLNRVCCLRGVLRSRNILAPSSSRYSAPKNRVISSVVRFPPAAHQLVPPIGQRPDEGFQISDESIQKYLENIRLEYYALKVSDQLDKKDIKRMALLSHVVEMYEQRRIIMDNLKSLQEMSSEKDEDMLQLMREEKEAYINILRKLDGEIMDGILSMDDEEDFNALILEVAAGVGGQEAMLFTRELFDMYCGFIEYKGWETEVLETENTELGGIRHASIVVRGRDAYRYLKFEAGVHRVQRVPTTEKSARIHTSTATVSVIPRPDEFHIELKDKDLKIETKRASGAGGQHVNTTDSAVRILHIPTGIAVECQTDRSQIKNREIAKQKLLAKLTQQELESKFNASQSLKKSQVGCSLRNEKIRTYNYNQDRITDHRVEGGTTHNLKAFLEGGSQLEDMIAKLQAMHRKKQLMDIITSSLETK; this is translated from the exons ATGTTTCTGAATCGTGTATGTTGCCTGCGTGGTGTTCTACGAAGTAGGAACATCTTGGCCCCATCGTCGTCGCGTTATAGTGCTCCGAAAAATCGTGTAATCTCTTCTGTAGTTCGATTTCCCCCGGCCGCACATCAGCTGGTGCCTCCGATTGGACAGCGGCCGGACGAAGGATTCCAGATATCCGATGAAAGCATCCAAAAGTACTTGGAGAACATCCGGTTGGAGTACTATGCGTTGAAAGTTTCCGATCAGCTGGACAAAAAGGACATTAAGCGGATGGCACTGTTGTCGCATGTGGTGGAGATGTACGAGCAAAGGCGGATAATTATGGACAATCTCAAGTCCCTGCAGGAGATGAGTTCCGAAAAGGACGAGGATATGTTGCAGTTGATGAGAGAGGAGAAAGAG GCGTACATCAACATTCTTCGTAAATTGGATGGCGAAATAATGGACGGAATTTTATCGATGGACGATGAAGAAGATTTCAATGCACTCATTTTAGAAGTTGCGGCTGGAGTTGGTGGCCAGGAAGCGATGTTATTTACACGAGAATTATTTGATATGTATTGTGGCTTCATCGAGTACAAGGGATGGGAAACCGAAGTCCTCGAAACCGAGAACACTGAACTGGGAGGAATTCGTCATGCATCCATCGTCGTGCGTGGAAGGGATGCCTATCGGTATCTCAAGTTCGAGGCCGGTGTGCATCGGGTACAGCGGGTGCCAACCACGGAAAAATCTGCTCGAATACACACCAGTACTGCAACCGTTTCGGTAATTCCACGGCCGGACGAATTTCATATCGAGCTCAAAGATAAAGACTTAAAAATTGAGACTAAACGTGCCAGCGGTGCGGGAGGTCAGCATGTCAACACCACCGACAGCGCAGTTCGAATTCTTCACATCCCCACAGGGATTGCAGTTGAGTGTCAAACGGATCGATCGCAAATCAAGAATAGAGAAATTGCCAAACAGAAACTTTTAGCCAAACTTACCCAGCAGGAACTGGAAAGTAAATTCAACGCATCACAGTCCTTGAAAAAATCTCAAGTTGGTTGCAGTCTAAGGAATGAAAAAATCCGTACTTACAACTACAACCAGGATCGCATTACCGACCACAGAGTCGAGGGTGGGACCACGCACAATCTGAAAGCATTCCTCGAGGGTGGTTCTCAATTGGAAGACATGATTGCAAAATTGCAGGCTATGCACCGAAAGAAGCAACTGATGGACATTATTACCAGCTCTTTAGAAACTAAGTAG
- the LOC134203821 gene encoding exosome complex component RRP41-like has translation MELLSDEGLRLDGRRANELRRIQCKLGVFSQPDGSAYIEQGNTKVLAAVYGPHQAPAKKSSHEEVIVNCQYSMATFSTGERKRRPRGDRKSQEMTIHLQQALSAAIKTELYPKSQIDVYIEVLMADGGNYCASVNAATLALIDAGICLKEYVCACTASLAGKIPLMDVSNLEEMSGGPTLTVASLPSSGKIAFMEMSQRFHLDHLPKVLETALQGCREVQKIIDQAVREHVTQLGQAGDWGSLAK, from the coding sequence atGGAACTCCTATCGGATGAAGGTCTCCGTCTGGACGGGCGGCGAGCCAACGAACTGCGTCGCATTCAGTGCAAATTGGGGGTATTCAGCCAGCCGGATGGAAGCGCCTACATTGAGCAGGGCAACACCAAGGTGTTGGCCGCCGTTTACGGCCCACATCAAGCTCCGGCGAAAAAGAGCAGCCACGAAGAGGTCATCGTCAACTGTCAGTACAGTATGGCCACCTTCTCCACCGGCGAGCGGAAACGGAGACCCAGAGGTGACCGGAAAAGTCAAGAAATGACAATCCATCTCCAGCAAGCGCTGAGTGCGGCCATCAAGACGGAACTGTATCCGAAATCGCAGATCGATGTTTACATAGAGGTGCTGATGGCAGATGGCGGCAATTACTGTGCTTCGGTCAACGCAGCCACCCTGGCTCTCATCGATGCGGGTATCTGTCTGAAGGAATACGTTTGCGCTTGCACAGCCTCGCTGGCCGGTAAGATACCTCTGATGGATGTGTCCAATTTGGAAGAAATGAGCGGAGGACCAACATTGACGGTAGCATCACTGCCCAGCAGCGGGAAGATTGCCTTTATGGAAATGTCCCAACGATTCCATCTCGATCATCTACCCAAGGTGTTGGAAACGGCCCTGCAGGGATGCCGAGAAGTTCAGAAAATCATCGACCAAGCTGTCAGGGAACACGTAACCCAGCTGGGACAGGCAGGGGATTGGGGTAGTTTAGCGAAATAA